The following proteins come from a genomic window of Anaerobutyricum hallii:
- a CDS encoding DUF1015 domain-containing protein, translating into MDTVFQAADILLPEKTIDMEKWSVIACDQFTSEPEYWEKVKANVAEHPSTLDMILPEVYLGHDDHEKQLKTIESSMNKYLHEQVFAEYKDAMIYVERTDSSGKVRSGIVGKIDLEQYDYRKKSTSFIRATEATVAERIPARVEIRKNAVVELPHVMLLVDDAGKHVIEPCAFEKESLPLLYDFDLMLGGGHLRGYLLGEKEQERIQKALSFLADAKCFGDKYHVKNRPVLLFAVGDGNHSLAAAKEYYEQLKAAYPDEDLSDHPARYALVEIVNLHSPALQFEAIHRIVTDVDVEDLLSKMSVALHIKKEGKGQTFYTIYKGKKKKCVIDRPTSKLTVGSLQRFLDSYLAQNGGKIDYIHGEDVVESLAKEKNSIGFILPDMGKEELFPTVIHDGALPRKTFSMGHAQDKRYYTECRKIRK; encoded by the coding sequence ATGGATACGGTATTTCAAGCGGCAGATATTTTACTGCCAGAAAAAACAATAGATATGGAAAAGTGGTCCGTAATTGCCTGTGACCAGTTTACAAGTGAACCGGAATATTGGGAGAAAGTGAAGGCAAATGTAGCAGAACATCCTTCTACTTTAGATATGATTTTGCCGGAAGTATATTTAGGGCATGATGATCACGAAAAACAGCTTAAAACGATTGAATCTTCCATGAATAAGTATTTGCATGAACAGGTTTTTGCAGAATACAAAGATGCTATGATTTATGTGGAACGAACAGACAGCAGCGGAAAGGTGCGTTCTGGAATTGTAGGAAAGATTGATTTAGAGCAATATGATTATCGCAAAAAAAGTACTTCTTTTATAAGAGCAACGGAAGCAACGGTAGCAGAAAGAATTCCGGCAAGAGTGGAAATTCGTAAAAATGCAGTAGTAGAACTTCCGCATGTTATGCTTTTAGTAGACGATGCCGGAAAACACGTAATAGAACCTTGTGCATTTGAAAAGGAAAGCCTCCCTCTTCTGTATGATTTTGATCTTATGTTAGGAGGCGGTCATCTTAGAGGATATCTTCTTGGAGAAAAAGAACAGGAAAGAATCCAGAAAGCTCTTTCTTTTCTTGCGGATGCGAAATGTTTTGGAGATAAATATCATGTAAAAAACCGCCCGGTATTATTATTTGCGGTAGGAGACGGAAATCATTCTCTTGCAGCTGCAAAAGAGTATTATGAGCAGCTGAAAGCAGCATATCCAGATGAGGATCTTTCTGATCATCCGGCAAGATATGCGCTTGTAGAGATTGTGAATCTTCACAGCCCGGCACTGCAGTTTGAGGCAATTCACCGTATCGTTACAGATGTTGATGTGGAAGATTTATTAAGTAAAATGAGCGTTGCTTTGCATATTAAAAAAGAAGGAAAAGGACAGACTTTTTATACGATCTATAAAGGAAAGAAAAAGAAATGTGTGATAGATCGCCCGACATCAAAATTGACAGTAGGAAGCCTTCAGAGATTTCTTGATAGTTATCTGGCACAAAATGGTGGAAAGATTGATTATATTCATGGAGAGGATGTGGTAGAAAGCCTTGCTAAAGAAAAAAACAGTATCGGATTTATTTTGCCGGATATGGGAAAAGAAGAACTTTTTCCTACAGTGATTCATGACGGAGCGCTTCCAAGAAAGACATTTTCTATGGGACATGCACAGGATAAACGTTATTATACGGAGTGCCGTAAAATAAGGAAATAA